CGTATCCAAGTCAGTCCAAGTAACATGGGTTTTGGCGATGTTTAGTAAATGTTACGTAACATATTAGAAGTTGTTAACTTTATGCTAAAAGTTAAGCAAATATAACTCAACTTTTACTGCATCAAGCCTGACTTTTAATATATAAATCTcaacttttatatttttgaaCAAAAGACAGATTAAAAGATATATACACTTCCGGTAAATATCATACTTCACTAAATTTTAATGcatatattcaaactttcaatgtAAAGACAAACTCACAAAGTTCTCAAGTCTAatcaactttaacttcagaatcttaaactttaacttcataaaccttaactttaactttaataaaaatttaaatctaTTTTTGATAAGAAACATTAAAAGAATCAAAATAATCTCAAATTTGGAGTTATTGTTCCAAAGTCTGCTGTTGGAGGCGCTGCAGTTTTTCCCTTCTTCTTTTTGACAAGCGGTCCTCGTGGTCTTTTGTTCCTTCCTTTTGTTGTGCAACGTTCAAGATCCAACACCATAGGAGGTTCAGTTGCTGTGTTTGTTGCAGGTTCAGAACTTGTTGCTTGTTGTACACTTGTATCACTTGTTGTTGTTGCATGAGTACCTACAAACATTTAACATACTGTACCATAacttttacttataaaacaCAAACTTTTACATATAAAACCTAAACTTTTACTTATAAAATTGCAAGTTTTacatattttcctttttaagctAATGTGAGTTCCAATCTGTTTTTATTTGACACATTAAAgattttttggtttaaagttgtagttctgtaggttaaagttatgaaatttgTTCTAAAGTTAAGACAGACTTTCGTCATctctaacttaactttaacagtGAATATCTTAACTTTTACCAAAAAACAATTAACTCTTACCTGCTGGTGCTGAGTTTGTTTCATATGCTGCTGTTGCACTTGTTTCAGGTGCTACTGTTGCACTTGTTTCAGGTGCTGCTGTTGCACTTGTTTCTGTGGTTGAAGCGTCTTCAGTGTTTGAAACATTTAATGATGCTAGAAGTTCATCAACCAGAGACACACTAGCGGCATAACCATCCTCCATAAGGGTTCTTGTCTCCTCATTTGACTGGCTTTTCAAGATAAGGTTGTAGTATTTCCTAGCCATGGTTTGGCGCCAAGGTGTGTGCTGCACCTCTTCTGgtttttcattttctaatttGTTCCAAACCGATGACTTGGCAGATTTTGTCCACCTCTTTTTGATGTACTGTTCTGGAATCCTATTAACCGAATGAAGGTGCAATATCCTAATGCAGTGGTAGCACAACCATCCCGAAGCTTCAAAGTTTTTACACGTACATGATACTGTCTGGCTCTCGTGGATGTATGTTACTCTCTGTGCAGACCAAGGTTCTTCATCAATGGACACAACATAGAACTCAGTATTTTCTGCATTAGTAGTAGcatattttaaagttaggaaaatcaatataaaagttagccctggtgtacttaaagttatgaaacttaattttcaGGTTACataacttttaaaacaaaaaacctaactttaacttcagaattctaaactttaacttcagatgcctaaactttaacttcagaatcttaagttttaaaacaaaaaacctaactttaactttttacttaaagttatgaaattaTGTATAAAAGTTAGCCCTGGTGAAGTAAAAGTTAATAACCTTTATATTTCAGTTTATCAACTTTTAATAAAAAGGCATAACTTTTACAgtaaaaagactaactttataatttttcaaaaatggaaactttaatttctgatatttaacttgtttccAAATTAATTTTGCTGTTGTTGCAATTGAATATCCAAATTCCTCCTCAAAGTCTCTGAATAGTGACAACGTGTAAACttctgatgcatgttttagaAATCCAGATAGTGGTAAAGCCGAGGATGGAACTGATTTACTACAAGAGAATTCAGCTTGCTTTTCTGTACTTCTCCAACGCTGTATTGTACCTTTGAACAATCTATAGAAATCAGTTAAAATTGTTGTTCTGTTTGCTCTAAATCCGATGGCGTGATTAGTGCTTTCACTTCGTTGTGAAGACAAAATCCCAGCTGAAAAGAAGTCTTTGCTTAGCGCAGGGCACCATTTTTCTCTCAAATCGTATACATTTGTAAACCACTCTTCCCCTATCAGCTCATATTGTTGCAGCATTGATCTCCAATTGGTTTCAAATTCAACTACTGTGACACACTTATATAAGCAATAGTTGAATGTCTTCTTAAAAGTTGGATCTCGTTTCAATGCCCCAAATCTGGTAATAGCATTCTGATGCAAATGCCATACACATAATCTGTGTCTTGAATCTGGAAAAACCTGCATATACAACCCAATCttaaaagttgagatttttgaagttaaagttaagaatattgaagttaaagttaagaattttaaagttaaagttaaagttaaggatcctaaagttaaagttaaggattctaaaTTTAAACTTTAGGATTCTAAAATTAAAGTtaagatttctaaatttaaagttaaggattctgaacttaaagttaaaggttttgaagttaaagttaaggactaTGTACTTAAAGTTGAGGAatatgaagttaaagttaaggactctGAAAAGGATAAATCTTGGATTTTTACCTGATTGATGACATTGTTCATTGCTGCATATTGATCTGTAAAGATTGATATTGGACTTTTTCCTCCCattgactttttgaaagtttgtAGAAGCCACACAAACGACTCAATCTTTTCATCTCCTATGAATGCACAACCAAACATGCAATTGTTCCAGTGGTTGTTTATTCCTACTATTGGAGCACAAATTAGGTTATACCTGTTTGTTCTATAGGTTGTGTCAAAAACCACTATATCTCCAAAAATTCCATAGTCTTCCATCATCATAGAGTCCCTCCAAAACAAACTCCTTAATTTGCCTTTTTCATCCAATCTAAATCTAAAAAAGAAGTTTGGGTCACCTTCAAGCTCTAAACACATTATGTCAGTTACTGCTTGTGCGTCACCTCCTTctatttgcttcatttttaaccTCGTGCAGTAATTTAGATGGTCTTTCTTCGAGTGTCCTAAATTTTCTTCACCTCCAGCTTCAATTGCCATATAGTTAAAGGAAGCCATGGATGATAGACCTGTCAGTTGAGCATAAAagaatgtaaataaaataatagtttagACAAAATGTTTAACTTTACTCAACTTTTACTTCTCCAGACCTGACTTTTAGtacaaaaaggctaactttaacttttaaaactttaattgtcaataacttaactttaacaccTTAGAGTTAatttctgtgttaaagttgttgttatttaggttaaagttaaggaAATTGTTGTCAAAGTTAAAAACAGTCTTCATTCTACtctaacctaacttttactttaaaaagcttaactttaacttttaaaactttaaTTGTCAATAACTTAAATTTAACACCTTATAGTTAatttctgtgttaaagttgttgttatgtaggttaaagttaaggaAATTGTTGTCAAAGTTAAAGACAGTTCTCATTCTACtctaacctaacttttactttaaaAAGATTAACTTTAACTGAGATGAGTGTGACTTTCATATTTCCACGTTTTTTCATCTTAGAAGGTGATTGCAGTAACACAAGGATGAGTATCAAAACAATAACTTTTACACAGAACATAAAAGTTTAACTATCAAAATGTAACTATTACCAGATTTTTGCATAGTTTCAATTGCCTCCCTCTTCTCTTCCGTTATTTGCCTTTCAAATCTATGCAAGTAGTGCCATTGACTTCTAGTTAAATCATGGTTGTGCATTATCACATGATTAACAACCTCATATCTGCCTTCAGAATTCATTTTCACTCTCAAGCAAGCCCTACATTGAGTTCTCGTGATCGAAACTTGCCTtggttttctctcttttttgggcACTACAGGAACAACTGTTTGCACTTTTGTCTTTTTGTTCTTTCCATTGTTTGTTACTCCTGCTGCTGAACAAACATATGTCTTTTCAAGCACGATTCTTGTCCCAACTTTGAATCTCGTGTTTCCTTTCCTTATGGAAAATCCAACCGCACTAGCATGTTTTTGGTAGAAACCTAGCAGTTCCTCCACTGTTTCGGCAGTGTATCCCATCTGTGTTCCAACAATATCTTGATCCGGTTCTGTTATTGCAATTACTACAAATCAGcagaaatttttattattaaaccctaacttttacGCATAATACTATAACTATTATTAAAACAAGGCCAACATTTATTAAAACAAGTTTAACTTCTATGCatagaactttaacttttactaaaacaaggctaacttttactaaaacaaGCATAACTTTTACGtataaaactataacttttactctgaaaacctcaactttaactttgaTATCTGTAACTTTTTCAAACACCAATACTTCAGCCAAACCAACACATTTACCTAACTTTAACAGGAATATCCCTAACTTTTACATTTATAAccataactttaacttcaaacatataattaattattcataccttcagaatcagaaataataTCTTGTTCTTCAGCTTCCATTGCCTCCTCTTCTTCACGTTCCTGTGCCAAAGCATTGTTTTCGATGCAATTGTAGAGAACGTCCTCCATTGTTGCATCTTGAATATCAGGTTCAACAGGAACTTGAATTGTTTGAGTGGATTGAATCACACTCCTAATTAGGTTTTCCATTAGATATTGATTTCACAATTTCGATTGAATCACAATTCCTAATTAGGTTTTCAATTTCGATTTCGATTGCGTTTCTTCCTTTTCTTCAGTTTGGATTTCAATgtccttcttccttcttccttctcGTTTTCGACCGTTTttgttctttctctctcctatttctATCGATTTCGATTGCGTTCTTCTTCCTTCCCtcttccttccttccttctcGATTTCGATCGTTTTTTTCTGCGATTTACGTTCTgagtttttttctctctcctcttctttctttctttgcgTGATTTGTCTGCGCGTTGTGTTTTATCCGGTTCACACGTGTGACAACTTGGTGCACATTAATATTAATGTGCACCTGTTGcacacaagaccttttgaaaaaaaaaggatGTTTCCCTTCTTTAAATATGGGGAAGTGTTATTTATACTTCCCCTAGTGGTTTTGGGCTAGAAGGGGGCATCCCCATGCGCGCATTGCCGTTGTCCGGCCGGTTCGGGTCGTGTTATAATTAGGTTTTGGGAGCGACGTGTTAAATCTTGGGGGGCATCGTCATTTCCGATTGTACCATAGTCAGGACGAATTTTGTTTTCAAGACAGTGTTTTATAGCACGTCGCAACTTCACATACATCAAAATTCGGCCCACATTTTCTTATCATTTTCGAATTTTACAGCACTATTTCCTACAACTATAAGAGATTGTTTATTACATGTACGTTAATTGACACTAATTTGGATCAGCCTAAAACATGACACGACCCAACACAAGTTTTATTGCCAAGGCCGTATTTTAGTTGGGGTATTGAAAAAATTGTCCATCTTCGAGATAGGGTTATCATGACTCAACTTCTGTTCTTTTTACTGCAAATTGTGACTCATTGCAACTCCAATATTTTTGCAAGTAGCCGTGCtactaatttaaaaaataaaagctGGTAATTAAGCTAATGAAATGAATATCAGGGTAAGATAATCAACTTAATTAACCATTAACTTATCGATCATAGGTTTAAGCATTTAAAAAAAGTCCAAAAACATCAATAATTCATGCACATAGCACAATAAAGTTAGAGAGATGTCTAGAGAGAGAGGGAGCACGGAGTTTCAGAGAGAGAGTGCAAGATCCATGGATTATGGTACAGAGAAGAAAACCAAAACCCAACCTCACTCAGACCTCAGCCTCTAGGACATGCTTCATAGATTTTCTCCCCCCTTCCATCTCCAGAGACTTCATCTACAATATCTTCAAACCATATGGTTCCATCTCCAACATAATCATCCCATTCCATATGAGAGAAAACCGCAGGCACCGATACGCTTTCGTTCAATACCATTCGCCAGCATCCATGTCCAAAGCCATTGTTGGTGAGAATG
This Spinacia oleracea cultivar Varoflay chromosome 6, BTI_SOV_V1, whole genome shotgun sequence DNA region includes the following protein-coding sequences:
- the LOC110776785 gene encoding protein FAR1-RELATED SEQUENCE 5-like; protein product: MENLIRSVIQSTQTIQVPVEPDIQDATMEDVLYNCIENNALAQEREEEEAMEAEEQDIISDSEVIAITEPDQDIVGTQMGYTAETVEELLGFYQKHASAVGFSIRKGNTRFKVGTRIVLEKTYVCSAAGVTNNGKNKKTKVQTVVPVVPKKERKPRQVSITRTQCRACLRVKMNSEGRYEVVNHVIMHNHDLTRSQWHYLHRFERQITEEKREAIETMQKSGLSSMASFNYMAIEAGGEENLGHSKKDHLNYCTRLKMKQIEGGDAQAVTDIMCLELEGDPNFFFRFRLDEKGKLRSLFWRDSMMMEDYGIFGDIVVFDTTYRTNRYNLICAPIVGINNHWNNCMFGCAFIGDEKIESFVWLLQTFKKSMGGKSPISIFTDQYAAMNNVINQVFPDSRHRLCVWHLHQNAITRFGALKRDPTFKKTFNYCLYKCVTVVEFETNWRSMLQQYELIGEEWFTNVYDLREKWCPALSKDFFSAGILSSQRSESTNHAIGFRANRTTILTDFYRLFKENTEFYVVSIDEEPWSAQRVTYIHESQTVSCTCKNFEASGWLCYHCIRILHLHSVNRIPEQYIKKRWTKSAKSSVWNKLENEKPEEVQHTPWRQTMARKYYNLILKSQSNEETRTLMEDGYAASVSLVDELLASLNVSNTEDASTTETSATAAPETSATVAPETSATAAYETNSAPAGTHATTTSDTSVQQATSSEPATNTATEPPMVLDLERCTTKGRNKRPRGPLVKKKKGKTAAPPTADFGTITPNLRLF